One part of the Vicia villosa cultivar HV-30 ecotype Madison, WI linkage group LG6, Vvil1.0, whole genome shotgun sequence genome encodes these proteins:
- the LOC131612489 gene encoding ARM REPEAT PROTEIN INTERACTING WITH ABF2-like isoform X1 translates to MDGKLTLKRKFDFTEDDESTVDVLHESSSRLCLADDITKRVGRLNSVSLSSDRDIGAAQNDLCFLSGYAKDEDIVDLMVVCGVVPTMVKLLHLVSNRGELDSNTYDVEKDCVSILGHLAVKPENQQLIVDAGALPCLVELLMRPKAPGVSQALFSRLLGRVADAITNLAHENINIKTLVRLEGGIPPLVDLLESNDKKVQRAAAGALRTLAFQNAENKDQVVDLAQQLTMVDYFFIVAYKNIKLQIVECDALPTLVLMLGSEDPAIHYEAVGVIGNLVHSSPEIKKEVLLAEALQPVICLLSSPCLETQREAALLIGQFATTDSDCKIHIAQRGAINPLIKMLKSPDLQLREMSTFALGRLAQDSHNQAGIAYNGGIEPLLNLLATKNASVQHNAAFALYALADNEDNVPLIIKADGLQKLQDGHFSVLPTRECVAKMLKRLEEKMEGRVLKQMLHLMRSGEKVVQKRVALALAHLCSADDRKTIFIDNNGLELLLEHLESSNKKQKREASAALHAMATKGIGASIVDLAPTSPTSQVYLGEQYVNNPLLSDVTFLVEGKIFYAHKVCLVSSIIFRAMFDGGYREKEAKDIEIPNIKWNVFELMMRFIYTGTVEVDLEVAPDLLKAADQYLLDGLKRICESVISKDISVENVSLMYVMSDTYNATSLKYSCILFILEQFDNLSSKPWYCRFMRCIKPDIWNFFWTLLITPKQAD, encoded by the exons ATGGATGGCAAGTTAACTTTGAAGAGGAAATTTGATTTCACTGAAGACGATGAATCAACCGTCGACGTTCTTCACGAAAGCTCTAGCCGTCTCTGTCTCGCCGACGATATTACTAAACGCGTCGGTCGGTTAAACTCGGTTTCTTTGTCGTCCGATCGAGATATCGGTGCTGCTCAAAATGATCTCTGTTTTCTTTCCGGATACGCTAAAGATG AGGACATTGTGGATCTTATGGTAGTTTGTGGCGTTGTTCCCACTATGGTGAAGCTTTTGCATTTGGTGTCTAATAGAGGTGAATTAGATTCTAATACTTACGATGTGGAAAAAGATTGTGTCTCTATCCTTGGTCATCTTGCTGTCAAG CCGGAGAATCAGCAACTCATTGTTGATGCGGGAGCTTTGCCTTGTCTTGTGGAATTGTTGATGAGACCTAAAGCACCTGGTGTTTCTCAAGCACTTTTTTCTCGTCTTCTTGGGAGAGTAGCTGATGCAATAACCAATCTTGCCCATGAAAATATCAACATCAAGACCCTTGTCAG GTTGGAAGGTGGCATCCCTCCTCTTGTTGATTTGCTTGAATCCAATGATAAAAAGGTACAGAGAGCTGCTGCAGGGGCTTTAAGAACTCTTGCATTTCAAAATGCTGAGAATAAAGACCAGGTAGTTGATTTGGCACAACAACTTACTATGGTGGATTATTTTTTTATAGTTGCTTACAAGAATATAAAATTACAGATTGTTGAATGCGATGCATTGCCCACTCTTGTACTAATGCTTGGATCAGAGGATCCTGCAATACATTATGAGGCG GTTGGTGTGATTGGAAATCTTGTCCATTCTTCGCCTGAAATTAAGAAAGAAGTTCTTCTAGCCGAGGCTTTACAACCAGTTATTTGCCTGCTAAG TTCCCCCTGTTTGGAGACCCAAAGAGAAGCAGCTCTTTTAATCGGTCAATTTGCCACAACAGATTCAGATTGCAAG attcacattgccCAAAGAGGTGCTATAAACCCTTTAATCAAAATGCTTAAGTCTCCAGATTTACAACTTAGGGAAATGTCAACTTTTGCACTTGGGAGGTTGGCACAG GACTCACACAATCAAGCTGGCATTGCTTACAATGGAGGTATAGAGCCCCTCCTTAATCTTCTTGCTACTAAGAACGCTTCTGTCCAACACAATGCAGCTTTTGCTCTTTATGCTCTTGCTGATAATGAG GACAATGTTCCTCTTATTATTAAAGCTGATGGTTTACAAAAACTGCAGGATGGACATTTCAGTGTTCTA CCTACTCGAGAGTGTGTAGCAAAGATGTTAAAAAGATTGGAAGAGAAGATGGAAGGGCGA GTACTGAAGCAAATGTTGCATCTTATGCGATCTGGGGAAAAGGTTGTTCAAAAACGTGTAGCTCTTGCTCTAGCACATTTATGTTCTGCCGATGATCGTAAAACTATTTTCATTGACAATAATG GATTAGAATTGCTGTTGGAACATCTTGAATCTTCAAACAAAAAGCAGAAGCGTGAAGCCTCTGCAGCGCTTCACGCAATGGCTACCAAAGGAATAGGTGCCTCTATTGTTGATCTTGCGCCTACATCACCAACTTCCCAG GTTTACTTGGGTGAGCAATATGTAAACAATCCACTACTTTCTGATGTCACATTCTTAGTTGAAG GCAAAATCTTTTATGCTCATAAAGTTTGTTTAGTTTCATCTATTATATTTCGTGCAATGTTTGATGGGGGTTACAGG GAAAAGGAAGCCAAGGATATAGAGATTCCAAATATTAAATGGAATGTCTTTGAGTTGATGATGAG ATTTATATACACTGGAACAGTAGAAGTTGATTTGGAAGTTGCCCCGGACCTCCTTAAAGCTGCAGATCAATATCTGCTCGACGGTCTTAAGCGTATTTGTGAATCTGTTATTTCTAAG GATATTTCTGTGGAAAATGTTTCTCTAATGTATGTGATGTCAGACACATATAATGCTACATCGTTAAAATATTCATGCATACTCTTTATCTTGGAGCAATTTGATAACTTGAGCTCCAAACCATG GTATTGTCGCTTTATGCGTTGCATTAAGCCGGACATTTGGAACTTCTTCTGGACCTTACTTATCACGCCTAAACAAGCTGACTAG
- the LOC131612489 gene encoding ARM REPEAT PROTEIN INTERACTING WITH ABF2-like isoform X2, which yields MDGKLTLKRKFDFTEDDESTVDVLHESSSRLCLADDITKRVGRLNSVSLSSDRDIGAAQNDLCFLSGYAKDEDIVDLMVVCGVVPTMVKLLHLVSNRGELDSNTYDVEKDCVSILGHLAVKPENQQLIVDAGALPCLVELLMRPKAPGVSQALFSRLLGRVADAITNLAHENINIKTLVRLEGGIPPLVDLLESNDKKVQRAAAGALRTLAFQNAENKDQIVECDALPTLVLMLGSEDPAIHYEAVGVIGNLVHSSPEIKKEVLLAEALQPVICLLSSPCLETQREAALLIGQFATTDSDCKIHIAQRGAINPLIKMLKSPDLQLREMSTFALGRLAQDSHNQAGIAYNGGIEPLLNLLATKNASVQHNAAFALYALADNEDNVPLIIKADGLQKLQDGHFSVLPTRECVAKMLKRLEEKMEGRVLKQMLHLMRSGEKVVQKRVALALAHLCSADDRKTIFIDNNGLELLLEHLESSNKKQKREASAALHAMATKGIGASIVDLAPTSPTSQVYLGEQYVNNPLLSDVTFLVEGKIFYAHKVCLVSSIIFRAMFDGGYREKEAKDIEIPNIKWNVFELMMRFIYTGTVEVDLEVAPDLLKAADQYLLDGLKRICESVISKDISVENVSLMYVMSDTYNATSLKYSCILFILEQFDNLSSKPWYCRFMRCIKPDIWNFFWTLLITPKQAD from the exons ATGGATGGCAAGTTAACTTTGAAGAGGAAATTTGATTTCACTGAAGACGATGAATCAACCGTCGACGTTCTTCACGAAAGCTCTAGCCGTCTCTGTCTCGCCGACGATATTACTAAACGCGTCGGTCGGTTAAACTCGGTTTCTTTGTCGTCCGATCGAGATATCGGTGCTGCTCAAAATGATCTCTGTTTTCTTTCCGGATACGCTAAAGATG AGGACATTGTGGATCTTATGGTAGTTTGTGGCGTTGTTCCCACTATGGTGAAGCTTTTGCATTTGGTGTCTAATAGAGGTGAATTAGATTCTAATACTTACGATGTGGAAAAAGATTGTGTCTCTATCCTTGGTCATCTTGCTGTCAAG CCGGAGAATCAGCAACTCATTGTTGATGCGGGAGCTTTGCCTTGTCTTGTGGAATTGTTGATGAGACCTAAAGCACCTGGTGTTTCTCAAGCACTTTTTTCTCGTCTTCTTGGGAGAGTAGCTGATGCAATAACCAATCTTGCCCATGAAAATATCAACATCAAGACCCTTGTCAG GTTGGAAGGTGGCATCCCTCCTCTTGTTGATTTGCTTGAATCCAATGATAAAAAGGTACAGAGAGCTGCTGCAGGGGCTTTAAGAACTCTTGCATTTCAAAATGCTGAGAATAAAGACCAG ATTGTTGAATGCGATGCATTGCCCACTCTTGTACTAATGCTTGGATCAGAGGATCCTGCAATACATTATGAGGCG GTTGGTGTGATTGGAAATCTTGTCCATTCTTCGCCTGAAATTAAGAAAGAAGTTCTTCTAGCCGAGGCTTTACAACCAGTTATTTGCCTGCTAAG TTCCCCCTGTTTGGAGACCCAAAGAGAAGCAGCTCTTTTAATCGGTCAATTTGCCACAACAGATTCAGATTGCAAG attcacattgccCAAAGAGGTGCTATAAACCCTTTAATCAAAATGCTTAAGTCTCCAGATTTACAACTTAGGGAAATGTCAACTTTTGCACTTGGGAGGTTGGCACAG GACTCACACAATCAAGCTGGCATTGCTTACAATGGAGGTATAGAGCCCCTCCTTAATCTTCTTGCTACTAAGAACGCTTCTGTCCAACACAATGCAGCTTTTGCTCTTTATGCTCTTGCTGATAATGAG GACAATGTTCCTCTTATTATTAAAGCTGATGGTTTACAAAAACTGCAGGATGGACATTTCAGTGTTCTA CCTACTCGAGAGTGTGTAGCAAAGATGTTAAAAAGATTGGAAGAGAAGATGGAAGGGCGA GTACTGAAGCAAATGTTGCATCTTATGCGATCTGGGGAAAAGGTTGTTCAAAAACGTGTAGCTCTTGCTCTAGCACATTTATGTTCTGCCGATGATCGTAAAACTATTTTCATTGACAATAATG GATTAGAATTGCTGTTGGAACATCTTGAATCTTCAAACAAAAAGCAGAAGCGTGAAGCCTCTGCAGCGCTTCACGCAATGGCTACCAAAGGAATAGGTGCCTCTATTGTTGATCTTGCGCCTACATCACCAACTTCCCAG GTTTACTTGGGTGAGCAATATGTAAACAATCCACTACTTTCTGATGTCACATTCTTAGTTGAAG GCAAAATCTTTTATGCTCATAAAGTTTGTTTAGTTTCATCTATTATATTTCGTGCAATGTTTGATGGGGGTTACAGG GAAAAGGAAGCCAAGGATATAGAGATTCCAAATATTAAATGGAATGTCTTTGAGTTGATGATGAG ATTTATATACACTGGAACAGTAGAAGTTGATTTGGAAGTTGCCCCGGACCTCCTTAAAGCTGCAGATCAATATCTGCTCGACGGTCTTAAGCGTATTTGTGAATCTGTTATTTCTAAG GATATTTCTGTGGAAAATGTTTCTCTAATGTATGTGATGTCAGACACATATAATGCTACATCGTTAAAATATTCATGCATACTCTTTATCTTGGAGCAATTTGATAACTTGAGCTCCAAACCATG GTATTGTCGCTTTATGCGTTGCATTAAGCCGGACATTTGGAACTTCTTCTGGACCTTACTTATCACGCCTAAACAAGCTGACTAG
- the LOC131614775 gene encoding uncharacterized protein LOC131614775, which yields MGRGRPRKTAARTPPAVVHVFTPSSSSLTGSSSNTHRKLDTTLKVTEERPSLVAIGEESVPIVPDLKKDAEIPEKPLPWVEIIKGNRVPSNGIEISYTAPNVVNGEIEVSIETQDIASELQYWENSLVMYVIGEDLSMNAVRKFMLNMWNFISLPELYYNNEGYFIIRFNSKSDRDMVLVRGPYTIHRKPMFLHEWKPDFKMQDDMIRTLPLWAMFPQLALMYWGEKSIGKISSALGKPLMTDECTAKKLRVSYARVLIEIDVTKELQQYINIRGPSGELLRQDVEYEWRPQFCTKCNKVGHECKENTTKEPVKGEQRWEPKPIQQPIEKSSTEQAIAAVNANEDPKEWI from the coding sequence ATGGGACGTGGCCGGCCACGCAAAACGGCGGCACGCACACCACCGGCGGTGGTTCATGTATTCACACCATCGTCTTCATCACTTACAGGCAGCAGTAGCAACACGCACAGGAAGTTGGACACGACATTGAAGGTGACTGAAGAGAGACCAAGTCTTGTAGCAATTGGTGAGGAAAGTGTACCTATTGTTCCAGATCTGAAGAAGGATGCAGAGATACCAGAGAAGCCTCTACCATGGGTGGAGATAATCAAAGGTAACCGTGTTCCTTCCAATGGTATAGAAATATCTTACACAGCTCCTAATGTAGTGAATGGGGAAATCGAAGTTAGTATTGAAACTCAGGACATTGCTTCTGAACTTCAATATTGGGAAAATTCTCTCGTGATGTATGTTATAGGGGAAGATCTTTCCATGAATGCTGTTAGGAAATTTATGCTTAATATGTGGAATTTCATCTCCCTGCCAGAGCTATACTACAACAATGAAGGTTATTTTATCATTCGTTTCAACTCGAAGAGTGATAGGGATATGGTTTTAGTGAGGGGACCATATACCATTCATAGGAAACCTATGTTCCTTCATGAATGGAAACCTGATTTCAAGATGCAGGATGACATGATTAGAACCTTACCCCTATGGGCTATGTTTCCACAGTTAGCATTGATGTATTGGGGTGAAAAGAGCATAGGGAAGATATCTAGTGCACTGGGAAAGCCTCTTATGACTGATGAGTGTACTGCCAAGAAACTGAGAGTCTCGTATGCCAGGGTGCTTATTGAGATAGATGTAACAAAGGAATTGCAGCAATACATCAACATTCGAGGGCCATCTGGGGAACTCCTTAGACAGGATGTGGAATATGAGTGGAGGCCACAATTCTGTACTAAATGCAACAAGGTCGGGCATGAATGCAAAGAAAACACTACCAAAGAGCCTGTTAAGGGGGAACAGAGATGGGAACCAAAGCCAATACAACAGCCAATTGAGAAAAGTAGCACTGAGCAAGCAATAGCAGCAGTAAATGCAAATGAAGACCCTAAGGAATGGATATAG
- the LOC131614776 gene encoding uncharacterized protein LOC131614776 — MAIYNVLLSKSVEGKLMRGVIDMVGSQFSVSRSTIKRIWRQGKNSGSHVDVSHKLTKNYGRKRIQVGFNRIHDISLRQRTSIRSISSAMNMSKSTLHRYLKLGDIRKHSNAIKPFLKEENKRARLQFCISMLDGTSLPHEPTFSTMYNIVHIDEKWFYMTKSSESYYLLRDEEEPIRTCKSKNFIEKVMFLVAIARPRFDAEGHELFARKIDVFPLVTHEPAKRSCINRVAGTLETKPITSVNK; from the coding sequence ATGGCAATATATAATGTTCTATTGAGTAAGAGTGTTGAAGGAAAACTTATGAGAGGGGTGATTGATATGGTGGGATCACAATTTTCAGTTTCAAGAAGCACAATTAAGCGCATTTGGAGGCAAGGAAAAAATAGTGGTAGCCATGTTGATGTGTCCCATAAGTTAACAAAAAATTATGGTCGTAAGAGAATTCAAGTTGGTTTTAATCGAATTCATGATATTTCTTTGCGTCAAAGGACATCTATTAGATCTATTTCTTCTGCAATGAATATGAGTAAGAGCACTTTGCATAGATATTTAAAGTTGGGAGATATACGAAAGCATTCAAATGCTATAAAACCTTTTTTGAAGGAAGAAAACAAAAGAGCTAGATTACAATTTTGTATATCAATGCTTGATGGTACAAGTTTGCCACATGAACCAACTTTTTCAACAATGTATAACATTGTTCATATAGATGAGAAGTGGTTTTATATGACAAAAAGTTCTGAGAGTTATTATTTGCTACGAGATGAAGAAGAACCAATACGCACTTGTAAAAGTAAAAATTTTATTGAAAAAGTTATGTTCCTAGTTGCTATAGCTCGTCCAAGATTTGATGCAGAGGGGCATGAACTATTTGCTAGAAAAATTGATGTATTTCCTTTGGTCACACATGAGCCCGCTAAAAGGAGTTGTATTAATAGAGTTGCGGGAACACTAGAAACAAAACCAATCACTTCGGTTAATAAATAA